A window of Bombyx mori chromosome 2, ASM3026992v2 contains these coding sequences:
- the LOC101742200 gene encoding zinc finger protein 791, which yields MENIEISYCRFCAESKSTDKLLNLQTDCQKHEEVLLKLAFLNAVYVDVSDKNSLPKTACLICYESLNKAYEFLQSVKQAQDVLIGLFSTSEDNKCDLSDDDQNSAFDDFLSLNESVDIKLETIAQENESLVDSVEVKVEPKEEVETINPTLDVHQIIGAALQVPFDPEMTIYAKDVSDVGTKAIKSWSQYPWICSHCNIEFINIDMLRSHSKLVHGRCSALFCVDCKIGRKDDFMAFVKHVRKHRKCLRNFCHYCDSELQGDETISSHVKQHFQKSQIACQLCGEILSDKHNLEIHLQDYSLMKPKRKPKRKPGTAITIEDLTCSICKKVYKNTNSLRDHMKLHNINRKRDYTCDRCGKMFYNKGTLTSHIMTHDKIRPHICRICNRSFLFPNMLRRHVEMHSGVKPYSCEQCGRCFRLPYQLNAHKIVHTDSMPYICQYCNKAFRFKQILKNHERQHTGSKPYSCQFCSMEFTNWSNYNKHMKRRHGTDTAKKKITPEGVFPVDPITGQIVQVEDPAGTEEWKSKIMIPGKRGKKKRVKQID from the exons atggaGAACATCGAAATATCATATTGCAGATTCTGCGCCgaatctaaaagcaccgataaacTATTAAACTTACAAACAGACTGTCAGAAACACGAAGAAGTGCTCTTAAAACTGGCCTTTCTTAACGCTGTTTACGTTGACGTTTCTGACAAGAATTCACTACCGAAAACGGCTTGTTTAATATGTTACGAGTCTTTAAACAAAGCTTACGAGTTTTTACAAAGCGTCAAACAAGCCCAGGATGTTTTAATTGGCTTGTTTAGCACATCAGAGGACAACAAATGCGACCTATCGGACGACGATCAAAACTCCGCTTTCGATGATTTTCTTAGTTTAAACGAGTCTGTGGACATTAAATTAGAAACTATAGCCCAGGAGAATGAGTCGTTGGTTGATTCCGTCGAAGTCAAAGTGGAGCCAAAAGAAGAAGTTGAAACAATTAATCCAACGTTAGACGTTCATCAGATAATTGGGGCAGCCCTACAGGTCCCATTCGATCCGGAGATGACTATATACGCCAAGGATGTATCGGACGTAGGAACCAAGGCTATTAAGAGTTGGAGTCAGTACCCCTGGATCTGTTCACACTGTAATATAGAGTTTATCAACATAGACATGTTGAGGTCACACTCCAAATTAGTTCATGGCAGATGCTCAGCTCTGTTCTGTGTTGATTGTAAAATAGGAAGAAAGGACGACTTTATGGCTTTTGTGAAACACGTCAGAAAACATAGAAAGTGTTTGAG AAACTTCTGTCACTATTGTGACTCAGAGCTTCAAGGAGACGAAACAATTAGTAGTCATGTCAAGCAACACTTTCAGAAGTCTCAAATAGCGTGTCAACTGTGTGGTGAGATACTTAGTGATAAACACAATTTAGAAATACACCTACAGGACTACAGCTTGATGAAACCCAAACGTAAACCGAAGAGGAAACCAGGCACTGCCATCACTATTGAAGACTTAACCTGTAGTATATGTAAGAAAGTGTATAAGAACACAAACAGCCTACGAGATCACATGAAACTGCATAATATAAATCGTAAGAGAGACTACACTTGTGATCGGTGTGGGAAGATGTTCTATAATAAAGGTACGCTGACATCACACATTATGACACACGACAAGATACGTCCTCATATCTGTAGGATCTGCAACAGATCATTCCTCTTTCCAAATATGTTAAGAAGGCATGTGGAAATGCATTCTGGTGTGAAACCCTACTCTTGTGAACAATGCGGTCGATGCTTCAGACTACCTTATCAGTTGAACGCCCACAAAATAGTTCACACAGACTCAATGCCCTACATTTGTCAATATTGTAACAAAGCATTTAGATTTAAACAGATTTTGAAGAATCACGAGAGGCAACACACAGGCTCCAAGCCATATTCATGTCAGTTCTGTAGTATGGAATTCACAAACTGGTCAAATTACAATAAGCATATGAAGAGGAGacatggcactgatacagccaAAAAGAAAATCACTCCAGAGGGCGTTTTTCCTGTTGACCCCATCACTGGACAGATAGTACAAGTAGAAGACCCAGCCGGTACTGAGGAGTGGAAGAGTAAGATCATGATACCCGGGAAACGGGGGAAAAAGAAAAGAGTCAAACAAATTGACTGA